ATTGTTTTCTGCTATTGACGTATTACTCACTACTTTGCTCCTTGCAGTCTAGAGATAAGATTTAATGAGTCTATTGGGGGTTCATGATTGTGTAGAAGTCAATACAATACACAAATTATATTGTAAAAATTGATGAAGTAGTTGGACATATTCTACACTTATATATTTTCGTgttattgtaaatatttgaaCATGGCAAGAAGTTTAGTATGCTACATCGGGGTTATTTTTTATCTTATTGTTGTCAGTTATCACTGCATTTTCCTTGTCCAAGATCACTGCCAATAAATGGTTGCACTTGCAAACAATTAATCACTTCTTCATAAAGAATATATGTATGACTTGTTTCAGGAAAAGGTTGGTCAGCCCTCGCCATCACATCTCGCTCGCCCTGCAAGCCACGACTCAGTTAGTGAAGCTTCTGATTTGACCAAAATTCCTAATACTAAAGCAGCAGAGACACGAAAAACAGAACAATCTTCTGAAGTAATGCTTCCTAAGAAAGCTTTTACAGACTTCTCTAGCAATCAGAATACGGATTCAGGCCTCCCTAGTTCCTTTGTATCATCTGCTCGTAATGATGTTCACCAAGCTGGCATCAACTCAGTGACTTCGGGTGCCCATAATATTCCTTCATCCAGCATTTTTGAGCTGGCTGGCATTTCCGATTCTCTCTCTGGATTAAGCGTGTCGAAAGGTAAACTTAACGCTGAAGATATTTTGAAGTCTTCTCCTCACATGGGAATGCCTCCTGGTTTTGTACAGAATCGGCAACAGCATAACATTGACAAGTCAATAGCAGAAATGCTGGTTAATAACGTCAGCTATGCTGAGTTAGCAAGAGATAATGAGCTAATTAGAGGCCTTAATATCCAAAAGGCACTTCTCAATGAGCGAGCAAGTTTTCCTAGAAGGTCATCTTCTACAAGTAATCTTCAGTCTCAACTGAATCCTGTGCCCTTTGCAACGCTGGATGATATAAATATCTTGCGTCAGTGTGGTAACTTTCCTGGTCTTGATGTGCCTAGTCATGGACATAGTGGATACTCAGCTAATCCAAAATATGGTATGATGATTAACAATGATCTTGTTCCTGGTTGTTCTTATTGCATTGGCTAtcaattttgttaatttttttcgGTGTAAAACATTTTTTCTTGTAACTTGATTTGAAATATTCTTTAGGTTCACTTTTGGCTGGTGCTATTGAAGATCAACTGAAATTTATAAGTAGCAACCAGACAGGTCTTCATTTTCCTGTTATGGATCCGCTACTAATTCAATATATGCAGAAAATATCCAATCAAGAAAAGAGTGTTCAGCATATTTCAGGAAATTCTTACCCAGGAAAGTACTATGCTGGTAGTCCCCATAGCCATGAGGATTTGCCAGCTTTGGAGAAAGCTTATCTTGAGGCACTGCTTTTGCAACAGAAACATCAATATCAGTCGCCCTTTTTACAAATGCCTAGCAGTATTAATCAACTGTACAATGCGAGCCCTGCATTTGGACCAGGTGCTTCTTCATACCACGAAAATCAAGTGCTAAATTCGGCACATTCCCCAGTCACTTCTAGAAGTCCTACATTCCATGATGAGAAAAGCTCATCACATCCCTCAAAGTTGAAAAGTGTAAATGAAGAATCCACTGGTTTGCtgcattcacaaactggaagcAATATTAAAAGAAGGTCAGAATCACTATTAGATTTGGTCAAGAACAATAAGACCAAATCATTGGAACTTTCAGATGTATTCGGTCATGTTATTGAGTTCAGGTATGAATCAGCAGCAACAGGTACATTGTTTTAGTTTACTTGGTCTCTGAGTTCTTTTTCCCCCTTGTATGATGCAGTATGGATCAGCACGGAAGTCGCTTCATTCAGCAGAAGCTAGAGACCGCCACTGTCAATGAGAAGATCAAGATATTCTCGGAGATTATTCCTCATGCTCATAACTTGATGACCGATGTCTTTGGGAATTATGTCATACAAAAAGTAACGTTTTTATACTTTTGTTATAAATGAAAACTGTACCAATCACAAGACTGTTATTGTTTTGATGGGCAGTTCTTGGAGCATGGAACTGATAGTCAGCGAAAGGAGTTAGCCAGGCACCTGATTGGTCATGTTTTACCTCTCAGTCTACAGATGTATGGTTGCAGAGTAATACAGAAGGTCTATTTTTATGCTCTATTGCACCTTCTGAAGTTTTACTATTCCTTTCTGTATTAGCGATGATTCAATAACGAAAAATCTTCACTTCatgaaaaaaacaaagattAGATGTCCTTTCTTATTCTGTTTTCCTATTTGCATATGCCTTAATGGATTACGTTAACATGTTAATCTGATAATAGGCCTTGGAAGTGGTTGATGTCGAGCAGCAGACTGAGATGGTAAAGGAGCTTGATGGTTCAGTGCTCAAATGTGTTCGTGATCAGAATGGTAATCATGTAATTCAGAAATGCATCGAATGTATTCCTCAAGATCGAATTCAAAGTATAATATCATCATTGTTGGGGCAAGTTGTGAATTTATCCACACATGCTTATGGCTGTCGTGTCATTCAGGTTAGTATTTTAGATGGGTTTTTTGAATAAGACATTGGGTCCTATTTATTGACGAGTGcaatcatttttcttgtcatTAGAGGGTTCTCGAGTATTGTGGTGACACAAAGAATCAACAGATCATCATGGATGAAATAATGAGCTCAGTTTGTAACCTAGCGCTGGACCAATATGGGAATTATGTCATTCAGGTATTTAACTGTATACGACTGTCATAAGGATTATATCTATATAATGAGATGCCTACTATTATGGTAGTGTGTTTTAGGTAATATTACTAATGAGTAAACTAAAAACGTAAATGATCCATGTTCCCCCCCTGTTAAGGATCAACCCTTGATGACAACATATTTTCATCAGAATATTAGACTGGTTGAACATTTTCAGGATGGATGTCGAAAATTTCTTGTGCATTTACATTTCATAAACTATGTACTTTGTTTATGTTGGAAATTTCTTCATATATCCATCTAGATGACAATAGTTATATATTCGTAAGACTTGTACAATCCGTTTTACTCAATATCCTTTTCTGTTTTGTTTAGCATGTTTTGCAGCATGGTAAATCACATGAGCGAGCAGAGATTATCCGAAAGCTTGCTGGACAAATTGTGAAGATGAGTCAACAAAAATATGCCTCCAATGTTATTGAAAAGTGCTTGACGTTTGGTGGTCCAGAAGAACGTAAACTCTTGGTGAATGAGATTCTTGGTACAACCGATGAAAATGAGCCATTACAGGTGTGTCGTGTAACCTTTTGTAGCTAGAAATATTGGTATAACAATTTGAAATTTCAGTTCAGGTTACGAAAAACACGCACTGAAAAGAAAGTGTTT
This window of the Primulina huaijiensis isolate GDHJ02 chromosome 3, ASM1229523v2, whole genome shotgun sequence genome carries:
- the LOC140973997 gene encoding pumilio homolog 4 isoform X2 gives rise to the protein MRHSNSKGNLGSGGSLEKELELLLLQQQQQQNRSLILERERDLNINRSGSAPPTVEGALRIAGNLFMYPNAVQFDGSGSSSDTSASLGVLSEEQIRSHPLYLEYYYSHENLNPRLPPPLLSKEDWRVAQRIRAAGLCLSGIGDLQNKDFADNGGNLSLFSVPPNLPVKKMEDETMELRKTALRNISRKNSAEFLNKSSTGLIEGSSSGMGARRKSFADILQEKVGQPSPSHLARPASHDSVSEASDLTKIPNTKAAETRKTEQSSEVMLPKKAFTDFSSNQNTDSGLPSSFVSSARNDVHQAGINSVTSGAHNIPSSSIFELAGISDSLSGLSVSKGKLNAEDILKSSPHMGMPPGFVQNRQQHNIDKSIAEMLVNNVSYAELARDNELIRGLNIQKALLNERASFPRRSSSTSNLQSQLNPVPFATLDDINILRQCGNFPGLDVPSHGHSGYSANPKYGSLLAGAIEDQLKFISSNQTGLHFPVMDPLLIQYMQKISNQEKSVQHISGNSYPGKYYAGSPHSHEDLPALEKAYLEALLLQQKHQYQSPFLQMPSSINQLYNASPAFGPGASSYHENQVLNSAHSPVTSRSPTFHDEKSSSHPSKLKSVNEESTGLLHSQTGSNIKRRSESLLDLVKNNKTKSLELSDVFGHVIEFSMDQHGSRFIQQKLETATVNEKIKIFSEIIPHAHNLMTDVFGNYVIQKFLEHGTDSQRKELARHLIGHVLPLSLQMYGCRVIQKALEVVDVEQQTEMVKELDGSVLKCVRDQNGNHVIQKCIECIPQDRIQSIISSLLGQVVNLSTHAYGCRVIQRVLEYCGDTKNQQIIMDEIMSSVCNLALDQYGNYVIQHVLQHGKSHERAEIIRKLAGQIVKMSQQKYASNVIEKCLTFGGPEERKLLVNEILGTTDENEPLQAMMKDQFGNYVVQRVLETCDDQSRELILSRIKVHLNTLKKYTYGKHIVSLVEKLVATGEKHIGQSSSNPSSK
- the LOC140973997 gene encoding pumilio homolog 4 isoform X1 produces the protein MRHSNSKGNLGSGGSLEKELELLLLQQQQQQNRSLILERERDLNINRSGSAPPTVEGALRIAGNLFMYPNAVQFDGSGSSSDTSASLGVLSEEQIRSHPLYLEYYYSHENLNPRLPPPLLSKEDWRVAQRIRAAGLCLSGIGDLQNKDFADNGGNLSLFSVPPNLPVKKMEDETMELRKTALRNISRKNSAEFLNKSSTGLIEGSSSGMGARRKSFADILQEKVGQPSPSHLARPASHDSVSEASDLTKIPNTKAAETRKTEQSSEVMLPKKAFTDFSSNQNTDSGLPSSFVSSARNDVHQAGINSVTSGAHNIPSSSIFELAGISDSLSGLSVSKGKLNAEDILKSSPHMGMPPGFVQNRQQHNIDKSIAEMLVNNVSYAELARDNELIRGLNIQKALLNERASFPRRSSSTSNLQSQLNPVPFATLDDINILRQCGNFPGLDVPSHGHSGYSANPKYGMMINNDLVPGSLLAGAIEDQLKFISSNQTGLHFPVMDPLLIQYMQKISNQEKSVQHISGNSYPGKYYAGSPHSHEDLPALEKAYLEALLLQQKHQYQSPFLQMPSSINQLYNASPAFGPGASSYHENQVLNSAHSPVTSRSPTFHDEKSSSHPSKLKSVNEESTGLLHSQTGSNIKRRSESLLDLVKNNKTKSLELSDVFGHVIEFSMDQHGSRFIQQKLETATVNEKIKIFSEIIPHAHNLMTDVFGNYVIQKFLEHGTDSQRKELARHLIGHVLPLSLQMYGCRVIQKALEVVDVEQQTEMVKELDGSVLKCVRDQNGNHVIQKCIECIPQDRIQSIISSLLGQVVNLSTHAYGCRVIQRVLEYCGDTKNQQIIMDEIMSSVCNLALDQYGNYVIQHVLQHGKSHERAEIIRKLAGQIVKMSQQKYASNVIEKCLTFGGPEERKLLVNEILGTTDENEPLQAMMKDQFGNYVVQRVLETCDDQSRELILSRIKVHLNTLKKYTYGKHIVSLVEKLVATGEKHIGQSSSNPSSK